One window of the Pyrinomonadaceae bacterium genome contains the following:
- a CDS encoding S8 family serine peptidase, with protein sequence MSSSNRVLVKLKPNFGLAAAASKVNLRPLHDRPRQLNVFGLSDTPEWYLADLPDTVGPNPWDLAHAQVAEQLGVDASAVLFAEPDLDQTFDDGSELVPGGAAMAAAPAAGGHTPQDDKNNKVTGPFGGPPSFGWHLGPEYTQLQWARSAVDFRDPRTRIAHIDTGFDRSHVAKPARIVLERSFVEGDPDPNKAESRAALGLFPENLDHGTGTIGILAGAGVDFLGGDFLGGAPGADVVTLRIADSVILFRTSALAQALQFAIDNRCDVVTMSMGGLPSRAWGELVNKAYEVGICICAAAGNNVMGLPSRHVVYPARYHRTIAVCGVMANGKPYDGITGRQLQGSWGPASSMTAAIAAYTPNIPWPVFKQSPEIRENGEGTSSATPQVAAAAAIWYEKYKDRLPRDWRRVEAVRHALFSSAKDKNVDPEHFGNGILQAHFALNVQPDLNRPQTPPDRDSFAFLRVLTGLGISEAPPREEMFNLELTQLYLANDDVQGVRLQEIIDDPATPPGDKALKEFMDAVIANPKASLTLRKHLAARYTSVVGGSAPGGPAPRFPVEIVPPPRPVSEKGVKLVNPTFRRLRCYAVDPSFSTQLETAGINEVVLKVRWEELNSKEFIDSSEDPKTPGLTGEYVKVVDTDASGTTYDPVDLNEPKLLAQDGWPPAEGNPQFHQQMVYAVAMKTIEHFERALGRRVLWRARQTDNRTKFVRQLEIQPHALRGANAFYSPPGVSLLFGYFEASADDPGDHVPGSRVYSCLSHDIIAHETTHAILDGMHREFNEATNLDVLAFHEAFADIVALMQHFTISEILENVITRTRGNLEEESILGSLAVQFGRAIGGRGALRDAIGKFGKDGTWTRIKPDPADYEKTKEPHARGALLVAAVFDAFLAIYKTRTADLLRIYTGGTGVLKAGAIHPDLVHRLSAEASKTAGHMLNICIRALDYIPPVDITFGEYLRGLITADADLVPDDPYHYRVAFVESFRKRGIYPLDLDTLSVETLRWQGVDLFEGFKQDEATEKALEAQLGKFLEHLKRYADICFYSPTREALYDETCTYLESLKKMLTSIFKDLKPNLRKQFGELIGLDPDLPFEICDMRRAMRMGSDGQHKPQIILALTQSRRLKVDNEEFDFRGGATLIVDLRTKKVQYAIAKRINSTGTIDGQTREQRTAAFLNGAVQDPLQRLLLTPKQEPFAALHSLGEVIS encoded by the coding sequence ATGTCCAGTTCAAATCGCGTGCTGGTAAAGCTCAAACCAAACTTCGGGCTCGCCGCAGCTGCTTCAAAAGTCAATCTGAGGCCACTTCATGATCGGCCGCGGCAGTTGAACGTGTTCGGCCTGAGCGATACTCCCGAATGGTATCTCGCCGACTTGCCGGACACCGTCGGCCCAAATCCATGGGATTTGGCGCATGCTCAGGTCGCCGAGCAGCTTGGTGTCGACGCTTCGGCGGTACTCTTCGCTGAACCCGACTTGGACCAAACATTCGACGACGGCAGTGAATTGGTTCCCGGCGGCGCGGCGATGGCGGCGGCTCCGGCTGCCGGCGGCCACACGCCGCAGGACGACAAGAATAACAAGGTTACCGGACCGTTCGGTGGGCCGCCTTCATTTGGCTGGCACCTCGGGCCCGAGTACACACAACTCCAATGGGCACGTTCCGCCGTCGACTTCCGCGATCCGCGCACGCGCATCGCTCACATCGACACGGGATTCGACCGAAGTCACGTTGCTAAACCCGCTCGCATCGTGCTCGAGCGTAGCTTTGTCGAAGGCGATCCGGATCCGAATAAGGCAGAATCGCGGGCCGCGCTGGGCCTGTTCCCGGAGAATCTCGATCACGGCACCGGCACGATTGGAATTCTGGCCGGCGCGGGTGTCGACTTCCTGGGCGGCGATTTTCTGGGCGGCGCGCCCGGGGCGGACGTAGTCACGCTTCGCATAGCGGATTCCGTCATTCTGTTCAGGACCAGCGCGTTGGCGCAGGCCTTGCAATTTGCGATCGATAATCGCTGCGACGTCGTAACGATGAGCATGGGCGGCCTGCCGTCCAGGGCGTGGGGCGAACTGGTCAACAAAGCTTACGAGGTGGGTATCTGCATTTGCGCGGCGGCGGGCAACAACGTCATGGGGCTCCCATCGCGTCACGTCGTGTATCCGGCAAGATATCACCGCACCATCGCCGTGTGCGGCGTGATGGCCAACGGAAAACCTTACGATGGAATTACGGGGCGCCAACTTCAGGGTAGTTGGGGGCCGGCCAGTTCAATGACGGCCGCGATCGCCGCGTACACACCCAATATTCCATGGCCGGTCTTCAAGCAAAGTCCTGAGATTCGCGAGAATGGCGAAGGCACGTCCTCGGCTACTCCGCAGGTCGCGGCCGCCGCGGCAATTTGGTACGAGAAGTACAAAGATCGTCTGCCACGCGACTGGCGCCGCGTGGAGGCGGTTCGTCATGCCTTGTTCAGCTCGGCAAAAGATAAGAACGTTGACCCGGAACACTTCGGCAACGGCATCCTGCAAGCCCATTTTGCACTCAATGTACAGCCGGACCTCAATCGGCCGCAGACGCCGCCTGACAGGGATTCGTTTGCCTTCTTGCGTGTGTTGACCGGATTGGGCATCTCCGAGGCGCCTCCGCGCGAAGAGATGTTCAACCTCGAGTTGACTCAGCTCTATTTGGCGAACGATGACGTCCAGGGCGTTAGGTTGCAAGAAATTATTGATGATCCGGCAACGCCGCCAGGCGATAAGGCGCTCAAGGAATTCATGGATGCCGTCATCGCCAATCCGAAGGCTTCGCTCACTCTGCGAAAGCATTTAGCCGCTCGCTATACGTCGGTGGTTGGCGGCTCAGCACCTGGCGGTCCAGCACCACGCTTTCCAGTCGAAATCGTGCCGCCGCCGCGGCCCGTCAGCGAGAAAGGGGTCAAGCTCGTCAACCCAACGTTCCGCCGATTGCGTTGTTATGCAGTCGATCCAAGCTTCTCGACTCAGCTTGAGACTGCCGGGATTAACGAAGTGGTGCTCAAAGTCAGGTGGGAAGAACTAAACAGCAAAGAGTTCATTGACTCATCGGAAGACCCGAAGACTCCCGGACTGACTGGAGAATACGTCAAGGTCGTCGATACGGATGCATCCGGCACGACGTATGATCCTGTCGACCTGAATGAACCAAAACTCCTGGCGCAGGATGGTTGGCCGCCGGCAGAAGGCAATCCGCAATTCCATCAGCAGATGGTTTACGCCGTAGCGATGAAAACCATCGAGCACTTTGAACGGGCATTAGGCCGGCGTGTGCTCTGGCGTGCAAGGCAAACGGACAACCGGACAAAATTTGTGCGCCAGCTTGAAATACAACCGCACGCGCTGCGCGGGGCTAATGCTTTCTACAGTCCGCCGGGGGTTTCGCTACTCTTCGGTTACTTCGAGGCGTCGGCTGACGATCCTGGCGATCATGTCCCGGGTAGCAGAGTTTATTCATGCTTGTCGCATGACATCATTGCCCATGAAACAACCCATGCGATCCTCGACGGCATGCACCGGGAGTTTAATGAAGCGACAAATCTGGATGTGCTGGCCTTCCACGAGGCCTTCGCCGACATCGTCGCACTTATGCAGCATTTCACCATCTCCGAGATCCTCGAGAATGTGATTACCCGAACCAGAGGCAATCTGGAGGAGGAATCGATTCTTGGCAGCCTGGCGGTGCAATTCGGCAGGGCCATCGGCGGACGGGGCGCCTTGCGCGACGCGATAGGAAAGTTTGGTAAAGATGGAACCTGGACGAGGATTAAGCCAGACCCGGCGGATTACGAGAAGACGAAAGAACCCCACGCGCGTGGAGCGCTTTTGGTAGCGGCAGTGTTCGATGCCTTCCTGGCAATTTACAAGACTCGTACTGCGGACCTGTTGCGAATTTACACGGGCGGCACCGGCGTCCTTAAGGCGGGGGCCATCCATCCTGATCTCGTACACCGGCTATCGGCTGAGGCGTCGAAAACAGCGGGTCACATGTTGAATATCTGCATCCGCGCGCTCGATTACATTCCGCCGGTGGATATCACTTTTGGCGAATATCTGCGCGGATTGATTACCGCGGATGCCGATCTGGTGCCGGACGATCCTTATCATTATCGGGTCGCTTTCGTTGAAAGTTTTCGCAAACGCGGCATATATCCGTTGGATTTGGACACGCTGTCCGTGGAGACGCTGCGCTGGCAGGGCGTCGACCTGTTTGAAGGCTTTAAGCAGGACGAAGCAACTGAGAAAGCGTTGGAAGCGCAACTAGGAAAGTTTCTCGAGCATTTAAAGCGGTACGCGGACATTTGCTTCTACTCGCCCACGCGCGAAGCGTTGTACGACGAAACCTGTACGTACCTCGAATCGCTGAAAAAAATGCTCACCAGCATTTTCAAGGATCTCAAACCGAACCTGCGGAAGCAGTTTGGTGAGCTAATTGGTCTCGATCCTGATTTGCCTTTCGAGATTTGCGATATGCGACGGGCGATGAGGATGGGCTCAGATGGCCAGCACAAGCCGCAAATCATTTTGGCACTGACGCAGTCGCGCCGCCTAAAAGTCGATAATGAGGAGTTTGATTTTCGCGGTGGTGCTACCTTGATCGTGGATCTCAGAACCAAAAAGGTCCAGTACGCTATCGCCAAGAGGATTAACAGCACGGGCACGATCGATGGTCAAACGCGCGAGCAACGGACGGCGGCCTTCCTGAATGGTGCTGTGCAGGATCCGTTACAGCGGCTTTTGCTGACACCGAAACAAGAGCCGTTCGCCGCGTTGCATTCACTGGGCGAGGTGATTTCGTAA